A genomic window from Candidatus Thiocaldithrix dubininis includes:
- a CDS encoding thiamine pyrophosphate-binding protein, with protein MHGTQQTNTDEQAIIQMNVADFILQRLQAWQVKRIYGYPGDGISLFDAAMDKAQREGTAPLFIRPTHEEIAAFLATADAKFSGEVGVCFSTAGPGAFHMLTGLYDAKMDNQPVVAILGQKESVTLGSDVQQESNLERIFADVAAFVQTIVTPMQAPMVIDKAFRVAIAQQQPCVIIIPRDVQAMPMPALDRTQLVSRSSCVPPTTKIASPLADIQKMADIINAGKRVALFVGRGGTQDATDDLLKLADLTKAGIVTTLRAKQIIPSDTPGYVQHLGLLGSTAAYKMMEECDTLVFFGTNYPFPNWLPASGQARAVQVDIRPEHLGIRYPTELNIWGDSHAVLSQLLPLIQPKTDTQWRDALSQELQAWDHIIDKFCNLPGNPINARVVYRELNKRLPDNLLITVDGGSTVKWFGQQIRLRRGMQADLSGRLSSMLAAMPYAMAAKFTHPNRPVLCTIGDGAFQMLAMCELITIKRYMAQWPNKQFIIMVLNNSELTEVAWEQRFEDANPMWQDAMQVEAFDYTGYAKLLGFQGIRVDDPAKVAQAWEQAFAHQGVTLLEFCTDPTVYPLAPYVPDDYVQKALQAFEKGDANFPDALNNALAALKLEWVLQNKDPHAPQMNKGRDLPPGV; from the coding sequence ATGCACGGAACGCAGCAAACTAATACAGATGAGCAGGCTATCATTCAAATGAATGTGGCTGATTTTATTCTTCAGCGCTTGCAGGCTTGGCAAGTTAAACGTATTTACGGTTATCCGGGGGATGGAATTAGTTTATTCGACGCGGCAATGGATAAAGCACAGCGTGAGGGGACTGCTCCCTTATTTATTCGCCCAACGCATGAAGAAATTGCCGCGTTTTTAGCGACGGCTGATGCTAAGTTTTCGGGTGAAGTCGGTGTTTGTTTTTCCACGGCTGGTCCGGGTGCATTTCATATGTTAACCGGGTTATACGATGCCAAAATGGATAATCAACCTGTAGTGGCAATTTTAGGGCAGAAAGAAAGCGTTACCTTAGGTTCGGATGTCCAACAAGAAAGCAATCTAGAACGTATCTTTGCGGATGTAGCGGCTTTCGTGCAAACCATTGTAACGCCTATGCAAGCACCAATGGTGATTGATAAAGCGTTTCGGGTGGCGATTGCTCAGCAGCAACCTTGTGTCATTATTATTCCGCGTGATGTGCAAGCTATGCCTATGCCCGCGTTGGATCGCACGCAATTAGTGTCACGAAGTAGTTGCGTACCGCCCACCACAAAAATTGCGTCGCCCTTAGCCGATATTCAAAAGATGGCGGATATTATTAATGCGGGTAAGCGAGTGGCTTTATTTGTGGGGCGCGGCGGTACACAAGACGCTACCGATGATTTATTAAAACTGGCTGATTTAACCAAAGCGGGAATTGTGACAACGCTCCGCGCTAAGCAAATTATTCCATCTGACACACCCGGTTATGTGCAGCATTTGGGCTTATTAGGCTCAACGGCTGCTTATAAAATGATGGAAGAATGCGATACGCTAGTTTTCTTTGGCACTAATTATCCTTTTCCGAATTGGTTGCCAGCTAGCGGGCAAGCACGAGCCGTACAGGTGGATATTCGCCCTGAACATTTAGGCATTCGTTATCCCACCGAACTTAATATTTGGGGAGATAGCCATGCGGTATTAAGCCAGCTATTACCGCTTATTCAGCCAAAAACAGATACCCAGTGGCGCGATGCGTTAAGCCAAGAATTACAAGCGTGGGATCATATTATTGATAAGTTTTGTAACTTGCCCGGTAACCCAATTAATGCACGAGTGGTCTATCGCGAATTAAATAAACGCCTACCAGATAATCTCTTGATTACGGTAGACGGCGGTTCAACCGTAAAATGGTTTGGGCAACAAATCCGCTTACGACGCGGAATGCAAGCCGATTTATCTGGACGTTTGTCCAGTATGTTAGCCGCTATGCCTTATGCGATGGCGGCTAAATTTACCCATCCCAATCGTCCTGTTTTATGTACGATTGGTGATGGGGCTTTTCAAATGCTGGCCATGTGCGAATTAATTACGATAAAGCGCTATATGGCACAATGGCCGAATAAGCAGTTCATTATTATGGTATTAAATAATAGTGAATTAACCGAAGTGGCGTGGGAACAGCGCTTTGAAGACGCAAATCCTATGTGGCAAGATGCGATGCAAGTCGAAGCCTTTGATTATACTGGCTATGCCAAATTATTAGGTTTTCAAGGCATTCGTGTGGATGACCCCGCCAAAGTCGCGCAAGCATGGGAACAAGCCTTTGCGCATCAAGGCGTTACTTTACTTGAATTCTGCACTGACCCCACGGTTTATCCGTTAGCGCCGTATGTTCCGGATGATTATGTACAAAAAGCGCTGCAAGCCTTTGAAAAAGGCGACGCGAATTTCCCAGATGCGCTGAATAATGCCTTAGCCGCGTTAAAACTCGAATGGGTTTTACAGAATAAAGATCCGCATGCGCCACAAATGAATAAAGGTCGTGATTTACCGCCCGGTGTTTAA
- a CDS encoding TaqI-like C-terminal specificity domain-containing protein codes for MLDLKKPAVPRYTSVNAEKADGATYTPLTLAQFVAKQMLQVANFSNQGSIRLLDPAVGNGILLEAMLDALPIDICQRVEVFAFDTHQLALTQTRIRLEKKYPKLKLTLEKRDFLEWVAARGQQADLFLSTQPQASFDLIIANPPYVRTQIIGADQAQLLAKQFGLTGRIDLYYPFLLGISKILTPQGTAGIITSNRFMTTKSGQSVRQALLSCFNIRHIWDLGDTKLFDAAVLPAVLLVNSKQSLAYATKGIPFSSIYATTEPASTHAEDVLSALTAQHNGIVSLANGNCFRIQHGILDNGNSAAGIWRVASASNNAWLDTVNAHTWGRFGDIGKIRVGVKTTADKVFIRHDWEQLPNGRPELLRPLMTRHWGQPFKAVKPVNPKHLKQILYPHEIRQGKRQAVDIRHYPKAQQYLESHKPVLSARTYVIEAGRAWYEIWVPHDPAAWAAPKLVFPDIAEKPIFWLDTEGSVVSGECYWLQCKHSANTDLLWLALAIANSTFIEKFYDYRFNNKLYAGRRRFITQYVEHFPLPNPELDASKAIIQLAKRIYAVLPSAQAAALIEALNLKVWNIFGLTPEKITR; via the coding sequence ATGCTAGATCTTAAAAAACCTGCTGTTCCACGTTATACCAGTGTGAATGCTGAAAAAGCGGACGGTGCAACTTATACACCTTTAACTTTGGCGCAGTTTGTCGCTAAGCAAATGTTGCAAGTCGCTAATTTTTCAAATCAAGGTTCAATTCGCTTGCTTGATCCAGCGGTAGGTAATGGTATTTTATTAGAGGCAATGTTAGATGCGTTGCCTATAGACATCTGCCAGCGGGTCGAGGTATTTGCCTTTGATACTCATCAACTTGCTTTAACACAAACGCGTATTAGGTTAGAAAAAAAATATCCAAAGCTTAAATTAACGCTAGAAAAACGTGACTTTCTCGAATGGGTGGCGGCTAGGGGACAGCAAGCAGATTTGTTTTTGAGTACACAACCGCAAGCGTCTTTTGATTTAATTATTGCCAATCCACCTTATGTTCGCACACAAATTATTGGTGCTGATCAGGCTCAGTTATTAGCAAAACAATTTGGTTTAACAGGTCGCATTGATCTTTATTATCCATTTCTATTAGGTATTTCTAAAATACTTACACCTCAAGGCACGGCGGGCATTATTACCTCTAACCGTTTTATGACCACTAAATCTGGACAATCGGTTCGACAAGCCTTGTTGTCGTGTTTCAATATTCGACATATATGGGATTTAGGTGACACAAAATTGTTCGATGCAGCCGTTTTACCTGCGGTATTGTTAGTAAATAGTAAGCAATCGTTAGCGTATGCTACCAAAGGTATTCCTTTTTCATCTATTTATGCCACAACAGAACCGGCATCAACCCATGCGGAAGATGTCTTATCTGCCTTGACGGCTCAACATAACGGTATTGTATCCCTTGCCAATGGAAACTGTTTTCGCATTCAACATGGCATATTGGATAACGGCAATAGTGCGGCGGGTATCTGGCGTGTTGCCTCAGCTTCAAATAATGCTTGGTTAGATACGGTAAATGCTCATACATGGGGTAGGTTTGGCGATATTGGTAAAATTCGGGTTGGAGTGAAAACAACGGCTGATAAGGTCTTTATCCGCCATGATTGGGAACAATTACCCAATGGTCGACCAGAGTTACTGCGCCCCTTAATGACCCGTCATTGGGGGCAGCCATTTAAAGCAGTTAAACCTGTCAATCCCAAGCATTTGAAACAGATTCTTTACCCACACGAAATTCGGCAAGGTAAACGCCAAGCAGTAGATATTAGGCACTACCCCAAAGCGCAACAATATTTAGAGTCTCATAAGCCTGTTCTCAGTGCTCGCACTTATGTTATTGAAGCAGGGCGTGCATGGTATGAAATTTGGGTTCCACATGATCCTGCTGCTTGGGCTGCACCTAAGTTAGTATTTCCCGATATTGCCGAAAAGCCCATATTTTGGCTCGATACTGAAGGTAGTGTTGTGAGTGGAGAATGTTATTGGCTGCAATGTAAACATTCAGCAAATACAGATTTACTCTGGTTGGCGTTAGCGATTGCTAATTCTACGTTCATTGAAAAGTTTTATGACTACCGTTTCAATAATAAACTATATGCCGGACGTAGACGTTTTATTACCCAATATGTTGAGCACTTTCCCCTACCGAACCCAGAACTAGACGCTTCAAAAGCGATTATTCAACTTGCCAAGCGTATTTATGCGGTGTTGCCATCTGCGCAGGCGGCTGCATTGATCGAAGCATTAAATCTGAAAGTATGGAATAT